A single genomic interval of Schistocerca americana isolate TAMUIC-IGC-003095 chromosome 2, iqSchAmer2.1, whole genome shotgun sequence harbors:
- the LOC124595576 gene encoding cuticle protein 21-like, protein MACKLIVFAAFVAVARAGYLGAPAVVAPAVRAAPLAYAAPAAVAAAEYDPHPQYNFAYSVQDALTGDSKAQQEVRDGDVVQGSYSLVEPDGSIRTVDYTADPVNGFNAVVHREAVAHAAPVVAKVAAPVAYAAPAVAKVAAPLAYGKAILG, encoded by the coding sequence CTGATCGTCTTCGCTGCCTTCGTGGCTGTGGCCCGCGCCGGCTATCTGGGAGCCCCAGCAGTGGTCGCCCCCGCCGTCAGGGCTGCTCCCCTGGCCTATGCTGCCCCCGCCGCCGTGGCCGCTGCCGAATACGACCCGCACCCCCAGTACAACTTCGCTTACAGCGTACAGGATGCTCTGACTGGTGACTCCAAGGCACAGCAGGAAGTCCGCGACGGAGACGTCGTCCAGGGCAGCTACAGCCTGGTCGAGCCCGACGGTTCCATCCGCACCGTCGACTACACCGCAGACCCCGTTAACGGCTTCAACGCCGTCGTGCACCGGGAAGCTGTCGCCCACGCCGCCCCCGTCGTCGCCAAGGTGGCCGCCCCCGTCGCCTACGCCGCTCCTGCGGTTGCTAAGGTCGCTGCTCCCCTCGCCTATGGAAAGGCCATCCTCGGTTAA